A window from Gossypium raimondii isolate GPD5lz chromosome 7, ASM2569854v1, whole genome shotgun sequence encodes these proteins:
- the LOC105801231 gene encoding uncharacterized protein LOC105801231 — protein MEASSVTENSSTGNDHEQELVLNHGGTESNPETDREEELDGEEVRRVLQVSAATGKFWHNWDKLKSMLSFQLKLVLSEYPEAKMTIEQQNASLGETNLELVTRLNEELHSFIEGPPFTLQRLCEILLDARSIYPKLSKLALALEKNLLVTSTLTVCTEPYPEMMPNPEAEKATEEAPLQSNSVQNGVESMVGDRDEIMTEVEADIEEMTIDVDAFQEMVGPSEANSTAAENS, from the exons ATGGAGGCTTCTTCTGTCACTGAAAATTCTTCCACTGGCAATGACCACGAGCAAGAGCTTGTTTTGAATCATgg AGGCACGGAGTCGAACCCTGAGACTGATCGAGAAGAAGAACTAGACGGAGAAGAAGTTAGGCGCGTATTGCAAGTTAGTGCCGCTACTGGGAAATTTTG GCATAATTGGGATAAGCTGAAGAGCATGCTATCCTTTCAGTTGAAACTG GTTTTATCAGAGTATCCTGAGGCAAAAATGACGATTGAGCAACAAAATGCTTCACTAGGTGAAACTAACCTAGAGTTGGTTACACGGCTAAATGAAG AGCTTCATTCTTTTATTGAGGGCCCACCATTTACCCTTCAAAGACTCTGTGAG ATCCTACTGGATGCAAGAAGCATCTATCCAAAACTATCGAAGCTTGCCCTAGCACTAGAAAAG AATTTGCTGGTAACCTCCACATTGACAGTCTGCACCGAACCATACCCAGAAATGATGCCAAATCCGGAAGCAGAAAAGGCAACTGAGGAAGCTCCACTACAGTCTAATTCAGTCCAAAATGGGGTTGAATCTATGGTGGGAGATAGGGATGAGATAATGACTGAGGTTGAGGCTGATATTGAAGAGATGACTATTGACGTGGATGCCTTCCAAGAGATGGTGGGACCATCAGAAGCAAATTCCACAGCAGCTGAGAATTCTTAG
- the LOC105801248 gene encoding uncharacterized protein LOC105801248 encodes MSLSCGVECVLLLGCSRWAWRRCTYVGSNDSETWPLATPDEFEPVPRVCRLILAVYEPDLRNPQFPPDGGYRLNPDWVLKRVTYEDALGRSPPYLIYADHDRKEIVMAIRGLNLAKESDYKLLLDNRLGMQMFDGGYVHHGLLKSAVWLLNVESETLKRVWEETGREYQMIFVGHSLGSGVAALMTVLVVNHRDRLGGIPRSKLRCYALAPARCMSLNLAVKYADVIHSIVLQDDFLPRTATPLEDIFKSIFCLPCLLFLICLRDTFIPEGRKLKDPRRLYAPGRMYHIVERKFCRCGRFPPEVRTAIPVDGRFEHIVLSCNATSDHGIIWIEKEAEKALEIMRENKSETITVPPKIQRLERLQTIEDEHKDALERAVSLNIPHAVSTVEELTENKEMEARAAKANNGDSPKAEPELSSRGTNWDELVEKLFKRSESGKLMLKKESNPTQIQ; translated from the exons ATGTCACTCTCTTGCGGTGTCGAATGCGTTCTCTTGCTTGGCTGTTCGCGTTGGGCATGGAGACGCTGCACCTACGTTGGTTCAAACGACAGTGAAACCTGGCCGTTAGCTACCCCCGACGAGTTCGAACCTGTCCCCAGAGTCTGTCGTCTAATCCTAGCTGTCTACGAACCTGATCTCAGAAACCCCCAGTTCCCTCCCGACGGCGGCTACCGACTCAACCCTGACTGGGTCTTGAAACGCGTCACCTACGAAGACGCCCTTGGCCGTTCTCCGCCTTACCTTATCTACGCCGATCATGACCGGAAGGAAATCGTGATGGCAATCAGGGGACTCAACTTGGCCAAGGAAAGTGATTATAAATTGCTTTTGGATAATAGGCTAGGGATGCAGATGTTTGATGGAGGATATGTCCATCACGGGCTGTTGAAATCGGCGGTTTGGCTGTTGAACGTGGAGAGTGAGACGTTGAAGAGGGTTTGGGAAGAGACTGGGAGGGAATATCAGATGATTTTCGTGGGACATTCGTTGGGGTCAGGCGTGGCGGCGTTGATGACGGTCTTGGTGGTTAATCACAGGGATAGATTGGGTGGGATTCCCCGAAGTAAGCTTAGGTGCTATGCGCTGGCGCCCGCCAGGTGTATGTCACTTAACTTAGCTGTCAAGTATGCTGATGTTATACACTCCATTGTGTTGCAG GATGATTTCTTGCCTAGAACAGCCACCCCCTTGGAAGATATCTTCAAGTCAATTTTCTG CTTGCCTTGCTTGTTATTTCTTATTTGCTTGAGGGATACCTTCATACCAGAAGGTAGAAAACTTAAAGATCCAAGAAGACTTTACGCACCTGGACGGATGTACCATATCGTCGAAAGAAAATTTTGCAG ATGTGGGAGGTTTCCTCCAGAAGTCAGAACAGCCATTCCTGTCGATGGGAGGTTTGAACACATTGTGTTATCATGTAATGCAACATCCGATCATGGAATAATTTGGATCGAAAAGGAAGCAGAAAAGGCTTTGGAG ATTATGAGGGAGAACAAATCTGAGACGATAACTGTTCCCCCAAAAATACAGAGACTGGAGAGGTTGCAGACCATTGAGGACGAACACAAAGATGCGTTGGAAAGAGCTGTCAGTTTGAATATCCCTCATGCTGTATCCACAGTCGAGGAACTGACTgaaaacaaggaaatggaaGCAAGGGCTGCCAAAGCCAATAATGGAGACAGCCCAAAAGCTGAACCGGAGTTAAGCTCTAGAGGGACTAACTGGGACGAGTTGGTTGAGAAACTTTTCAAAAGGAGTGAATCAGGGAAACTAATGCTAAAGAAGGAATCAAATCCCACTCAAATCCAATAG
- the LOC105801246 gene encoding eukaryotic peptide chain release factor subunit 1-3 codes for MADGHETDKNIEIWKIKKLIKALESARGNGTSMISLIMPPRDQISRVTKMLGDEFGTASNIKSRVNRQSVLAAITSAQQRLKLYNKVPPNGLVLYTGTIVTEDGKEKKVTIDFEPFKPINASLYLCDNKFHTEALNELLESDDKFGFIVMDGNGTLFGTLSGNTREVLHKFTVDLPKKHGRGGQSALRFARLRMEKRHNYVRKTAELATQFFINPATSQPNVAGLILAGSADFKTELSQSDMFDPRLQAKILNVVDVSYGGENGFNQAIELSAEILSNVKFIQEKRLIGKYFEEISQDTGKYVFGIDDTLKALEMGAVETLIVWENLEINRYVLKHSATGEIIIKHLNKEQEADQSNFRDPETSAELEVQEKMPLLEWFANEYKRFGCSLEFVTNKSQEGSQFCRGFGGIGGILRYQLDIRSFDELSDGEVYEDSD; via the coding sequence ATGGCAGATGGTCATGAAACTGACAAGAACATCGagatttggaaaataaaaaagctaATCAAGGCACTAGAATCTGCCAGGGGAAATGGGACCAGCATGATATCCCTCATTATGCCTCCTCGTGATCAAATATCCCGTGTCACAAAGATGTTAGGTGATGAATTTGGAACTGCATCGAACATCAAAAGTAGGGTCAACCGTCAGTCTGTGTTGGCTGCCATTACTTCTGCTCAACAGAGGTTGAAGCTCTATAATAAGGTTCCCCCCAACGGGCTGGTGCTGTACACTGGGACAATTGTTACTGAAGATGGCAAGGAAAAGAAGGTGACAATTGACTTTGAACCTTTCAAACCTATAAATGCATCTTTGTACCTCTGTGATAACAAGTTCCATACTGAAGCTCTGAATGAGCTTTTAGAGTCTGATGACAAGTTTGGATTTATAGTCATGGATGGTAATGGCACGTTATTTGGTACGTTAAGTGGAAACACAAGAGAGGTACTTCATAAGTTCACTGTGGATCTACCAAAGAAGCATGGAAGAGGAGGACAGTCAGCCCTTCGATTTGCTCGTTTGAGAATGGAGAAACGGCACAACTATGTGAGAAAAACTGCAGAACTGGCCACCCAGTTCTTTATTAATCCTGCAACCAGTCAGCCCAATGTTGCTGGGCTGATACTGGCTGGTTCAGCTGACTTCAAGACTGAATTGAGTCAGTCAGACATGTTTGATCCTCGTTTACAAGccaagattttgaatgttgttgaTGTGTCTTATGGAGGTGAAAACGGTTTTAATCAAGCTATTGAGTTGTCTGCTGAAATCTTGTCGAATGTGAAGTTTATACAAGAAAAGCGATTAATTGGAAAATACTTTGAGGAGATAAGCCAGGATACTGGAAAGTATGTGTTTGGCATAGATGATACGTTGAAGGCTCTGGAAATGGGTGCTGTAGAAACCCTTATTGTGTGGGAAAATCTAGAGATCAATAGGTACGTGCTAAAGCACAGTGCAACCGGAGAAATTATCATAAAACACCTGAATAAGGAGCAGGAGGCTGATCAGAGCAACTTCCGTGATCCTGAAACCTCTGCAGAGTTGGAAGTTCAAGAAAAAATGCCCTTACTCGAATGGTTTGCCAACGAGTACAAGCGCTTTGGTTGTTCTCTTGAATTCGTCACAAACAAATCCCAAGAAGGATCACAGTTTTGCAGAGGCTTCGGTGGCATTGGAGGTATCCTCCGCTATCAGCTTGACATAAGATCATTCGATGAGCTATCCGATGGAGAAGTTTACGAGGATTCTGACTGA